In Erigeron canadensis isolate Cc75 chromosome 1, C_canadensis_v1, whole genome shotgun sequence, a single window of DNA contains:
- the LOC122605598 gene encoding LRR receptor-like serine/threonine-protein kinase GSO1 — protein sequence MLPSLLTLNLASCDINISSIKFINFTSLNSLDLSSNGINSTIPLWLSKLHGLMHLNLNQNKLHGRIPDFIGTLSSLSSIDLSLNQLSGPIPPSLSSLSSSLRVLYLSSNKLTGSIPENIGLLTRLQELSFYHNQLSGSIPESIGLLKRLEVLDLDNNQLSGNIPISLAQLSNLQGIYLASNQLSGNIPTFLGQLSNLVAVSVVSNSFNGVLSEIHFTKLNKLTHLWFSNNSLTLNFSPNWIPPFQLKYFGASSCNIAPQFPSLIKKSIDLKSLDLLNSSIRDNIPE from the coding sequence ATGTTACCTTCTTTGCTAACACTTAACTTGGCCTCATGTGATATCAATATCTCCTCCATAAAATTCATCAATTTCACTTCTCTTAATTCACTTGATCTCTCTTCTAATGGTATAAACTCCACCATTCCTCTCTGGTTATCAAAACTTCATGGCCTTATGCATCTAAATCTTAACCAAAACAAGTTACACGGCCGAATTCCTGACTTTATTGGAACCTTGAGCTCACTTTCTTCGATCGACCTTTCATTAAATCAATTGTCTGGTCCAATACCTCCCTCACTTAGTAgcttatcatcatcattaagaGTCCTCTATCTTTCAAGTAATAAGTTGACTGGGAGTATACCGGAAAACATTGGACTACTTACGAGACTACAAGAGCTATCTTTTTATCATAATCAATTGAGTGGGAGCATACCGGAAAGCATTGGACTACTCAAAAGGCTAGAAGTGCTCGATCTTGATAATAATCAATTGAGTGGGAACATCCCCATTAGTCTTGCTCAACTTTCAAACCTCCAAGGCATATATCTTGCAAGTAATCAATTGAGTGGGAACATTCCCACTTTTCTTGGTCAGCTTTCAAACCTCGTTGCCGTATCTGTTGTTAGCAACTCATTTAATGGGGTTCTTTCTGAAATTCACTTCACCAAACTCAACAAATTAACCCATTTGTGGTTCTCTAATAACTCATTAACGTTGAATTTCAGCCCTAATTGGATTCCTCCATTCCAATTGAAGTATTTCGGTGCAAGCTCTTGCAACATCGCACCCCAATTCCCGAGTTTGATTAAGAAATCAATAGATCTTAAATCTTTAGATCTTTTAAATTCGAGTATTAGAGATAACATACCAGAGTAG
- the LOC122585634 gene encoding GDSL esterase/lipase At5g03610-like, whose translation MKQQTSLVLFCLLNSITVVISGESFLVINRRHTRHRNLKLFVFGDSYADTGNWPKSYGGSWQEPYGITFPGSPSGRFSDGRVLTDYIAGVLGTKSPITYGGWKSGEKKSIKYGMNFAYGGTGVFDTFVNQPNMTTQIDYFQQFVKQKQDLLINSSSIAILSLAGNDYATYFTSNHTLQELPGLTRSIIDQLVSNVKRIHELGVQKIAITGMEPLGCLPQFTASTSYQNCSGTENSVAEFHNQVLAESIRNLNNQTGDKSLFVILDLYKAFSSALNLHQNLSAGKSTLKTLLEPCCQGVSKGYSCGNIEEGTKIMRYTVCDNPNGSFFWDMIHPSQQGWRAVSLHLRSSLLGLL comes from the exons ATGAAACAGCAAACAAGTCTGGTTCTCTTTTGTCTACTCAACTCCATAACTGTTGTCATTTCCGGTGAGAGTTTTTTGGTTATCAATCGAAGGCATACCCGGCATCGtaatttgaagttgtttgtgttTGGAGACTCCTATGCCGATACTGGAAACTGGCCAAAATCATATGGTGGTTCATGGCAGGAACCATATGGTATTACTTTCCCTGGTAGTCCTTCTGGTAGATTTTCTGATGGCCGTGTGCTCACTGATTACATAG CTGGAGTATTGGGTACAAAATCTCCAATAACATATGGAGGTTGGAAATCTGGTGAGAAAAAATCAATCAAGTATGGGATGAATTTTGCATATGGAGGGACAGGTGTCTTCGATACATTTGTGAATCAACCAAACATGACCACCCAAATTGACTATTTTCAACAGTTTGTTAAACAGAAACAAGACTTGCTAATAAATTCATCCTCAATTGCAATTCTGTCCTTGGCAGGCAATGACTATGCAACTTATTTTACATCAAATCACACCCTTCAG GAATTACCCGGATTAACAAGATCGATAATTGATCAACTAGTTTCTAATGTCAAACGTATACATGAGTTGGGAGTACAAAAGATTGCAATCACTGGGATGGAACCGCTTGGGTGCTTGCCCCAGTTCACGGCTTCTACATCTTATCAGAACTGTAGTGGCACTGAGAATTCTGTAGCTGAGTTCCATAACCAAGTTTTAGCTGAAAGTATTAGAAATCTGAACAACCAGACTGGTGACAAATCTCTCTTTGTGATCTTAGATCTCTACAAAGCTTTCTCATCAGCTCTAAACCTACACCAGAATCTTTCTGCTG GTAAATCGACATTGAAGACTTTGTTAGAGCCATGCTGCCAAGGTGTTTCCAAAGGATACTCATGTGGTAACATTGAAGAGGGTACAAAGATAATGCGATATACTGTTTGCGATAATCCTAACGGCTCGTTTTTTTGGGACATGATACACCCTTCACAACAAGGTTGGCGCGCGGTTTCGTTACATTTACGATCTTCTCTTCTTGGGCTTCTTTAA